In one window of Actinomycetes bacterium DNA:
- a CDS encoding maleylacetate reductase, whose product MRDFIYDALPGRVVFGIGAADRLDEEVDRLGASRVLLVGSKRAVEGPAERLGGVPGSFVERLGGRVAGGFTDVRQHVPAATAQAARELAGELAADCLVAVGGGSATGLAKAVALEHPVPIVAVPTNYAGSEMTPIWGLTSDGRKQTGRDPRVLPAVVVYDPALTVSLPASLTGPSGMNALAHCVEALYAPGANPATSALAMEGARALARGLPAAVAEPEDLEGRAHALLGAWLAGAAVAVAGTALHHQVCHVLGGAFGLDHAGTHTAVLPHAVRFVSVAVPGEMARVAEALGAADAASGCYDLARRLGAPAGLRELGLDQADLDRAAELCAARVAQAPRPADRDELRAILADAWAGARPTAAES is encoded by the coding sequence ATGAGGGACTTCATCTACGACGCGCTGCCAGGCCGGGTCGTCTTCGGCATCGGGGCCGCCGACCGGCTGGACGAGGAGGTCGACCGCCTGGGCGCCTCGCGGGTGCTGCTGGTGGGCAGCAAGCGCGCGGTCGAGGGCCCGGCCGAGCGGCTCGGCGGGGTCCCGGGCAGCTTCGTCGAGCGGCTCGGCGGCCGGGTCGCGGGCGGCTTCACCGACGTCCGCCAGCACGTCCCCGCCGCCACCGCGCAGGCCGCCCGCGAGCTGGCCGGCGAGCTGGCCGCCGACTGCCTGGTGGCGGTCGGCGGCGGGTCGGCGACCGGGCTGGCCAAGGCGGTCGCCCTCGAGCACCCGGTCCCGATCGTGGCCGTGCCCACCAACTACGCCGGCTCGGAGATGACCCCGATCTGGGGGCTCACCAGCGACGGGCGCAAGCAGACTGGCCGCGACCCGCGGGTGCTGCCCGCGGTGGTGGTCTACGACCCGGCCCTGACCGTCTCGCTGCCGGCCTCGCTCACCGGGCCGAGCGGGATGAACGCCCTGGCCCACTGCGTGGAGGCGCTCTACGCGCCCGGCGCCAACCCGGCTACCTCGGCGCTGGCCATGGAGGGCGCTCGCGCCCTCGCCCGCGGCCTGCCGGCGGCCGTGGCCGAGCCGGAGGACCTGGAGGGACGGGCGCACGCGCTGCTCGGGGCGTGGCTGGCCGGCGCCGCCGTGGCCGTTGCCGGCACCGCCCTCCACCACCAGGTCTGTCACGTCCTGGGGGGCGCCTTCGGCCTGGACCACGCCGGCACCCACACGGCCGTGCTCCCCCACGCGGTCCGCTTCGTGTCCGTCGCGGTCCCCGGCGAGATGGCCAGGGTCGCCGAGGCCCTCGGGGCGGCCGACGCCGCCTCGGGCTGCTATGACCTCGCCCGCCGCCTGGGCGCGCCGGCCGGCCTCCGCGAGCTCGGCCTCGACCAGGCCGACCTCGACCGGGCCGCCGAGCTGTGCGCCGCCCGCGTCGCCCAGGCCCCGCGGCCCGCCGACCGCGACGAGCTGCGCGCGATCCTGGCGGACGCATGGGCGGGCGCTCGGCCCACGGCGGCCGAGTCGTAG